The following coding sequences lie in one Miscanthus floridulus cultivar M001 chromosome 9, ASM1932011v1, whole genome shotgun sequence genomic window:
- the LOC136482364 gene encoding bisdemethoxycurcumin synthase-like, translating to MATIAEQVTVLEDLRGAQRANGPAAVLAIGTATPANCVLQDQFPDWYFRVTGSDHLTKLKAKMKRICDKSGIKKRYFHHTEETLSRHPEFLDRALPSLGARLRATADAVAELAAAASATAIAEWARPAADITHLVVATNSGADEPGADLRLAMLLGLRPTVRRTLLYLHGCSAGLVAIRVAKDIAENNRGARVLVSCAHTVLLSFGAPDEARLDALVTTALFADGADAVVVGADPTLPVERPVFHFVSSSQVTLPATERTVGISLGESGAEYGVSMEMPTLVRDSIERCLADSLAPLGLENARDGGGWDWNSLFCAVHPGGRALLDSYEAALGLDARKLAASRHVLAEYGNMLGATIIFVLDEIRRRRQDDGEEREDCRWGIMSGLGPGLTVETIVLHAAGSRNQDFHYPKQ from the exons ATGGCTACCATCGCCGAACAGGTCACCGTCCTTGAGGATCTCCGCGGAGCGCAGCGTGCGAATGGCCCTGCCGCCGTGCTGGCCATCGGCACGGCGACCCCGGCAAACTGCGTGCTACAGGACCAGTTCCCCGACTGGTACTTCCGTGTCACCGGTAGCGACCACCTCACGAAGCTCAAAGCCAAGATGAAGAGAATAT GTGACAAGTCAGGCATCAAGAAGCGCTATTTCCACCACACGGAGGAGACGCTCAGCAGGCACCCGGAGTTCCTAGACCGCGCGCTGCCGTCGCTCGGCGCGAGGCTGCGAGCCACCGCGGACGCCGTGGCAGAGCTCGCCGCGGCCGCGTCGGCAACAGCGATCGCGGAGTGGGCCCGCCCAGCGGCCGACATCACGCACCTTGTCGTCGCCACCAACTCGGGCGCCGACGAGCCGGGCGCGGACCTCCGCCTTGCGATGCTACTAGGACTCCGTCCGACGGTGCGCCGCACCCTGCTCTACCTGCACGGCTGCTCGGCGGGGCTCGTTGCCATCCGCGTCGCCAAGGACATCGCCGAGAACAACCGCGGCGCCCGCGTGCTCGTGTCCTGCGCCCACACCGTGCTCCTCAGCTTTGGCGCGCCGGACGAGGCCCGCCTCGACGCGCTCGTTACCACGGCGCTGTTCGCCGACGGCGCGGACGCGGTCGTCGTCGGCGCCGACCCGACGCTGCCCGTCGAGCGCCCCGTCTTCCACTTCGTGTCCTCGTCACAGGTGACGCTGCCGGCGACAGAACGTACCGTGGGGATCAGCCTCGGCGAGAGCGGCGCCGAGTACGGCGTGTCCATGGAAATGCCGACGCTTGTCCGCGACAGCATAGAGCGGTGTCTGGCAGACTCGCTGGCGCCGCTTGGCCTCGAGAACGCGAGAGACGGCGGCGGTTGGGACTGGAACAGCCTCTTCTGCGCGGTGCACCCTGGTGGCCGCGCGCTCTTGGACAGCTACGAGGCCGCCTTGGGCCTGGATGCACGGAAACTCGCGGCTAGCCGGCACGTGCTGGCCGAGTACGGCAACATGTTGGGGGCGACCATCATCTTCGTCCTCGACGAGATACGGCGGCGCCGCCAAGATGATGGGGAGGAAAGGGAGGACTGCAGGTGGGGGATCATGTCGGGACTTGGGCCGGGACTTACAGTTGAGACTATAGTCTTGCATGCTGCCGGCAGCCGGAACCAAGACTTTCACTACCCAAAACAGTAG